A region from the Paenarthrobacter aurescens genome encodes:
- a CDS encoding permease: MKSWSIGVFGLVALAAIVASTFVSREAMVGAGIAASAAVGIGWPHFLAVPAKKTLAAVIGLAGAGSAVAAAYMPAPGFLDGTPAFVALGVMAVFVVQLIRGTGQAQRLESTLGCSAGVLLNCLGAGWIASARFNGVKEMVLVAGLSAAAALLVGIIRWPDRIVAPLGVVTAGLMGPLAGLVFSDIAVLPAALVGVVVGSVLVCFRRMTTLRRGRLNIPAAVGMGVAPVWAVGAMAYFIDKLLIY, encoded by the coding sequence GTGAAGTCTTGGAGCATCGGGGTATTTGGACTCGTGGCGCTCGCAGCCATCGTGGCCAGCACCTTCGTTTCCCGGGAGGCCATGGTGGGTGCAGGCATCGCGGCATCCGCGGCGGTGGGGATCGGCTGGCCGCACTTCCTGGCAGTTCCGGCGAAGAAAACGTTGGCCGCGGTTATTGGACTTGCCGGTGCGGGCTCGGCTGTTGCTGCTGCCTACATGCCGGCGCCTGGGTTCCTTGACGGCACCCCGGCTTTTGTGGCGCTGGGCGTGATGGCCGTGTTCGTGGTCCAGCTGATCAGGGGCACAGGGCAGGCGCAGCGCCTGGAGTCAACCCTTGGCTGCTCTGCCGGAGTGTTGCTGAACTGCCTGGGCGCGGGGTGGATCGCCAGTGCGCGGTTCAATGGCGTCAAGGAAATGGTCCTCGTTGCCGGCCTTAGTGCGGCAGCCGCGCTGTTGGTGGGGATCATTCGCTGGCCAGACCGCATAGTGGCTCCGCTCGGAGTGGTGACGGCCGGACTCATGGGCCCCCTGGCAGGGCTGGTTTTCTCGGACATCGCCGTTCTTCCCGCAGCCTTGGTGGGCGTTGTGGTGGGATCAGTCCTGGTGTGCTTCCGCCGGATGACTACCCTCCGCCGGGGGCGGCTGAACATCCCGGCAGCGGTCGGAATGGGTGTGGCACCCGTTTGGGCTGTGGGGGCCATGGCTTACTTCATAGACAAACTACTCATCTACTAA
- the mshD gene encoding mycothiol synthase produces the protein MSHAHPENWPVLIIEGALDAELLRDVKALAAAAGESDGNPPFSEQTLVMLRGVDAGDHSLLSFILYAPDEDSDPATAEDLAGVAVVVGSEDGSGVLELAVHPAYRNQGVAGRLLDALQGKRGLNGLSAWSHGNHEAAAELATRFGYGPVRELWKMRLMSSTAELPDAGLPDGVSLRAFVPGQDEQAWLSANRAAFSHHPEQGSMTLADLEARKAEDWFDPEGFLLAVGAEGELLGFHWTKVHPQQGPHPAIGEVYVVGVTPEAQGLGLGKALTVAGIKHLQGQGLHAVMLYVDADNEAAVALYQKLGFVRWDTDVMYGSLTKN, from the coding sequence ATGAGTCACGCGCACCCGGAAAACTGGCCCGTACTGATCATCGAGGGCGCCTTGGACGCCGAGCTCCTCAGGGACGTCAAGGCACTGGCCGCTGCCGCCGGGGAGTCGGACGGGAATCCCCCGTTCTCCGAGCAGACCTTGGTCATGCTGCGCGGCGTTGACGCCGGGGACCACTCTCTTTTGTCCTTCATCCTGTATGCCCCGGATGAAGATTCCGATCCGGCCACCGCAGAAGACCTGGCGGGCGTCGCCGTCGTCGTCGGAAGTGAGGACGGAAGCGGCGTTCTGGAGCTGGCGGTCCATCCCGCCTACCGCAACCAGGGCGTAGCCGGAAGGCTGCTGGACGCGCTGCAGGGCAAGCGGGGCCTGAACGGACTCAGTGCTTGGTCGCACGGCAACCACGAGGCCGCCGCGGAGCTCGCCACGCGGTTCGGTTATGGGCCGGTGCGTGAACTGTGGAAGATGCGGCTGATGTCTTCAACCGCGGAACTGCCCGACGCCGGACTTCCGGACGGTGTTTCGCTCCGCGCGTTCGTGCCGGGCCAGGATGAGCAAGCATGGCTGTCAGCCAATAGGGCCGCTTTTTCCCACCACCCGGAACAGGGTTCCATGACGCTGGCGGACCTTGAGGCCCGTAAGGCTGAAGATTGGTTCGATCCCGAAGGCTTCCTGTTGGCTGTGGGTGCCGAAGGTGAACTCCTGGGATTCCACTGGACCAAGGTTCACCCGCAGCAAGGCCCGCACCCGGCGATCGGTGAGGTGTACGTAGTGGGCGTCACGCCCGAGGCGCAGGGCTTGGGGCTGGGCAAGGCACTCACCGTGGCAGGCATCAAGCACCTCCAGGGCCAAGGCCTGCATGCTGTGATGCTCTACGTGGATGCGGACAATGAGGCTGCAGTAGCTCTATATCAGAAGCTCGGATTTGTCCGCTGGGACACCGATGTCATGTATGGGTCTTTAACCAAAAATTAA
- a CDS encoding response regulator transcription factor, producing MSHILLLTNSTGSSVDILPALELLNHRVHILPAEPTALLETDPTDIVFLDARKDLVGARSLTQLLKATGLSAPLMLILTEGGMAAVSSAWAVDDIVLDSAGPAEVEARIRLAMARAVPGEEETQTEIRAAGVVIDEASYTARVSGQPLNLTFKEFELLKYLAQHPGRVFTRQQLLTEVWGYDYYGGTRTVDVHIRRLRAKLGVDHENLISTVRNVGYRLTLVRLTDEELSEA from the coding sequence ATGTCGCACATCCTGCTCCTAACGAACAGCACCGGCTCTTCGGTGGACATTTTGCCTGCCTTGGAGTTGCTGAACCACCGCGTGCACATCCTCCCGGCAGAACCCACCGCATTACTGGAAACAGACCCCACGGACATCGTCTTCCTGGATGCCCGCAAGGATCTGGTGGGCGCCCGCTCACTGACCCAGTTGCTGAAGGCCACGGGCCTTAGCGCACCGCTCATGCTGATTCTTACTGAGGGCGGCATGGCAGCCGTCTCATCAGCGTGGGCCGTCGATGACATCGTGCTGGACTCTGCAGGTCCCGCGGAGGTCGAAGCCCGCATCAGGCTGGCCATGGCGCGCGCTGTACCCGGCGAAGAGGAAACCCAGACCGAAATCCGGGCGGCCGGCGTCGTGATTGACGAGGCAAGCTACACCGCCCGTGTCAGCGGCCAGCCCCTCAACCTGACGTTCAAGGAGTTCGAACTCCTGAAGTACCTGGCACAGCACCCGGGCCGGGTGTTCACCCGCCAGCAGTTGCTGACCGAGGTGTGGGGCTATGACTACTACGGAGGAACGCGGACCGTGGACGTCCACATCCGGCGGCTCCGTGCCAAGCTCGGCGTCGATCACGAGAACCTGATCAGCACGGTCCGAAACGTTGGCTACCGGCTGACCTTGGTGCGCCTTACGGACGAGGAGTTGTCCGAAGCCTGA
- a CDS encoding RNA degradosome polyphosphate kinase: MQPDPVGTAGSTSKGATLPPRFGSSEVPASRATQDRIDIPEFAPSLEPEGDISPDRFLDRELSWLAFNSRVLELAEDPDLFLLERVNFLSIFASNLDEFFMVRVAGLKRRIATGLAVPSPAGLSPIEVLEQISEEAHKLQERHARVFAEQIRPALAYEHIHIMHWHELDEDARHRISIMFQEKVFPILTPLAVDPAHPFPYISGLSLNLAVIVSNPISDKELFARVKVPDQLPRLISVDGPRAGAIPGRVARFIALEEVIAVHLDKLFPGMEVLEHHTFRVTRNEDLEVEEDDAENLLQALEKELLRRRFGPPVRLEVTTDINPNIKALLIRELGVEESEVYSVPAPLDLRGLSAISGIDRADLHYPKHVPHTSRYLNESETSKAANVFAAMRRRDILLHHPYDSFSTSVQAFLEQAAADPKVQAIKQTLYRTSGDSPIVDALIDAAEAGKQVLALVEIKARFDEQANISWARKLEQAGVHVVYGIVGLKTHCKLSLVVRQEVDGLRRYCHIGTGNYHPRTARYYEDLGLLTANEQVGEDLSKLFNQLSGYAPKSTFKRLLVAPRSVRAGLVDRIEAEIRNARAGAPGLVQIKVNSMVDEAIIDALYRASQAGVKVDVVVRGICSLRPGVPGLSENITVRSVLGRFLEHSRVFAFGNGGEPVVYIGSADMMHRNLDRRVEALVQLASKEDTATVMDLMRRYVDDGTASWHLDNSGHWTRHHLDDEGKPLLDMQSWLLASRSRQRAAARR; this comes from the coding sequence ATGCAGCCGGACCCCGTCGGCACCGCCGGATCCACATCGAAGGGCGCAACACTGCCCCCACGCTTCGGATCATCGGAAGTGCCGGCCTCGCGAGCCACCCAGGACCGCATCGATATTCCGGAATTCGCCCCAAGCCTGGAGCCTGAAGGCGACATCTCGCCGGACCGGTTCCTGGACCGCGAACTGAGCTGGCTTGCGTTCAACTCCCGGGTGCTGGAACTGGCCGAGGATCCTGACCTTTTCCTGCTGGAGCGCGTCAACTTCCTGTCCATCTTCGCCTCCAACCTTGACGAGTTCTTCATGGTTCGGGTGGCTGGCCTCAAACGGCGAATCGCCACAGGGCTCGCCGTCCCCTCCCCTGCGGGCCTGAGCCCCATTGAGGTGCTGGAACAGATCAGCGAAGAGGCCCACAAGCTGCAGGAACGGCACGCACGGGTGTTCGCTGAGCAGATCCGTCCCGCCCTGGCCTACGAGCACATCCACATCATGCATTGGCATGAACTGGATGAGGATGCCCGCCACCGGATCAGCATCATGTTCCAGGAGAAGGTTTTCCCCATCCTGACGCCGCTGGCTGTGGACCCGGCGCACCCCTTCCCCTACATTTCAGGCCTGTCCCTGAACCTCGCGGTGATCGTCAGCAATCCGATCAGCGACAAGGAACTCTTCGCCCGTGTGAAGGTGCCGGACCAGCTGCCCCGCCTCATCTCCGTGGACGGACCGCGTGCGGGCGCCATCCCGGGCCGGGTGGCCAGGTTCATCGCCTTGGAAGAAGTCATTGCTGTCCACTTGGACAAGCTGTTCCCGGGCATGGAAGTCCTGGAGCACCACACCTTCCGCGTCACCCGCAACGAGGACCTGGAAGTGGAAGAGGACGACGCCGAGAACCTCCTTCAGGCCCTGGAGAAGGAACTCCTGCGGCGCCGTTTTGGCCCGCCGGTCCGCCTTGAAGTGACCACGGACATCAACCCCAACATCAAGGCATTGCTGATCCGCGAGCTTGGTGTTGAAGAGTCCGAGGTCTACTCCGTCCCTGCACCGTTGGATCTGCGTGGCTTGTCCGCAATCAGCGGCATCGACCGGGCGGACCTCCATTACCCCAAGCACGTGCCGCACACCTCGCGCTACCTCAACGAGTCTGAAACGTCCAAGGCGGCGAACGTCTTCGCGGCCATGCGCCGCCGTGACATCCTCCTTCACCACCCGTATGACTCCTTCTCCACCTCTGTTCAGGCCTTCCTGGAGCAGGCCGCAGCAGATCCCAAAGTGCAGGCCATCAAGCAGACCCTGTACCGGACGTCCGGCGACTCGCCCATTGTTGATGCCCTGATTGACGCTGCAGAGGCAGGCAAGCAGGTCCTGGCACTTGTGGAGATCAAGGCCCGTTTTGACGAGCAGGCCAACATTTCCTGGGCGCGGAAGCTTGAGCAGGCCGGTGTCCACGTGGTGTACGGCATTGTTGGCCTGAAAACCCACTGCAAGTTGTCCCTGGTGGTTCGCCAGGAAGTGGACGGCCTGCGCCGCTACTGCCACATCGGTACGGGTAACTACCATCCGCGCACCGCACGCTATTACGAGGACCTCGGTTTGCTGACCGCCAACGAGCAAGTGGGCGAGGACCTCTCCAAATTGTTCAACCAGCTCTCCGGCTACGCCCCCAAGTCAACGTTCAAGAGGTTGCTCGTGGCGCCCCGCTCGGTGCGCGCCGGTTTGGTGGACAGGATCGAAGCCGAAATCCGGAACGCCCGGGCCGGGGCTCCCGGATTGGTGCAGATCAAGGTCAATTCCATGGTTGACGAAGCCATCATTGACGCCCTGTACCGCGCCTCGCAGGCGGGTGTGAAGGTGGATGTGGTGGTCCGCGGCATCTGCTCGCTGCGCCCGGGAGTTCCGGGTCTTAGCGAGAACATCACGGTCCGGTCCGTGCTGGGCCGGTTCCTTGAGCACTCGCGCGTCTTTGCCTTTGGCAACGGTGGCGAACCCGTGGTGTACATCGGCTCCGCTGACATGATGCATCGGAACCTGGATCGCCGGGTTGAAGCTTTGGTTCAGCTGGCCAGCAAGGAAGACACAGCTACGGTCATGGACCTGATGCGGCGCTACGTTGACGACGGAACAGCCAGCTGGCACTTGGACAACAGCGGACATTGGACCAGGCACCACTTGGACGACGAGGGTAAGCCATTGCTGGACATGCAGTCCTGGCTCCTGGCTTCCCGCTCACGCCAGCGCGCTGCGGCCCGGCGGTAA